One window from the genome of Nicotiana tomentosiformis chromosome 5, ASM39032v3, whole genome shotgun sequence encodes:
- the LOC104103326 gene encoding inositol diphosphatase DSP3-like has product MCQILGIEGGDLLLVPPTNFSAVEDNCIYRSGFPQPSNFTFLQSLNLRSIIYLCPEPYPEENLEFLRINNIKLFQFGIDGTKEPSAMSSSAITEALKVITDVRNHPVLIHCKRGKHRTGCLVGCLRKLQNWCMSAVVEEYKHFAGTKWRETDLKFLESYDVSCIRHCLESIIYRYYGAKKRRLLYSEESLQKPQMTSVL; this is encoded by the exons atgtgtCAGATTTTGGGAATAGAGGGTGGTGATTTGTTGTTGGTGCCGCCCACAAACTTTTCTGCGGTTGAAGATAACTGCATTTATAGATCTGGGTTTCCTCAGCCTTCCAATTTCACCTTTCTTCAGTCCCTCAATCTTCGGTCGATCAT ATATTTGTGCCCTGAGCCTTATCCTGAGGAAAATTTGGAGTTTCTTCGAATTAATAATATCAAGCTTTTCCAATTCGGAATTGATGGTACTAAG GAGCCATCAGCTATGTCCAGCAGTGCTATAACAGAGGCTCTGAAAGTGATAACTG ATGTCAGAAATCACCCAGTTCTCATCCACTGCAAGCGCGGGAAG CACCGAACTGGTTGTCTTGTCGGGTGCCTGAGGAAATTGCAGAACTGGTGTATGTCTGCTGTTGTTGAGGAGTACAAACATTTTGCCGGCACAAAATGGAGGGAAACAGATCTCAAATTTCTTGAGAGCTACGACGTTTCATGCATAAGGCATTGTCTCGAGAGCATTATCTATAGGTACTATGGCGCGAAGAAGAGGCGCTTGCTATACAGCGAAGAAAGTCTGCAGAAGCCACAGATGACTTCAGTTTTATAG